In Vibrio celticus, one genomic interval encodes:
- a CDS encoding CoA pyrophosphatase — MNKENFLQQFQLNPTVGYHPESVERVSHISGEQLRKAAVVVGLVEREDGLHVIFTKRAAHLKHHPGQVSFPGGKHELSDPSMQFTALRELHEEVGIRSDQVKIVGQLPALSTISKFSVTPIVAMVDPDYKAIIDENEVASIFEVPATYVLDQAKLHSHTVNFKQIKHRVFAMPFQEHLIWGVTAQIIQSLQQHVVQRIT, encoded by the coding sequence ATGAATAAAGAAAACTTCCTTCAGCAATTCCAACTTAACCCTACCGTTGGCTATCACCCTGAGTCAGTAGAGCGTGTTTCGCACATCAGTGGCGAGCAATTACGTAAAGCGGCAGTGGTGGTAGGTTTAGTTGAAAGAGAAGATGGTTTACATGTCATTTTTACTAAAAGAGCGGCTCATTTAAAGCATCACCCCGGCCAAGTCAGCTTTCCTGGTGGTAAACACGAACTTTCTGACCCTTCTATGCAATTCACTGCACTCAGAGAGCTCCATGAGGAGGTGGGAATTCGATCGGATCAAGTTAAAATTGTTGGGCAATTACCTGCATTGAGTACTATTAGTAAATTTTCTGTGACGCCGATTGTTGCCATGGTCGATCCTGACTATAAAGCCATCATCGATGAGAACGAAGTTGCCTCAATTTTTGAGGTGCCCGCTACCTATGTTTTAGACCAAGCCAAGTTACACAGCCACACTGTTAACTTTAAACAAATCAAGCATCGAGTTTTTGCTATGCCCTTCCAAGAGCACCTAATTTGGGGCGTTACGGCGCAAATCATCCAATCACTGCAGCAGCATGTAGTGCAACGAATTACATAG